The following coding sequences are from one Acidobacteriota bacterium window:
- the hemB gene encoding porphobilinogen synthase codes for MRPRRLRRSETLRSVVRETELSVNDFIYPLFVCPGKGIKQEIPAMPGCYHFSVDRLVEEVKEVRDIGIPNIILFGIPGTKDEMGSEGYSDDGIIQKAVHEIKLKVDGILVTTDVCLCEYTSHGHCGVIKDGYVDNDSTIDLLGRMALSHARAGADIVAPSDMMDGRVEAIREILDAEGYTQTIIMSYAAKYSSAFYGPFREAAQSAPQFGDRKSYQMDPANSNEAIKEVAMDLEEGADIVMVKPALSYLDIIRRVKDTFGVPVAAYNVSGEYSMVRAAAEKGWIDGSKVMMEILISIKRAGADMILTYFAKEAARLLVR; via the coding sequence ATGAGGCCCAGGCGTCTGAGGCGAAGCGAGACCCTTCGCTCCGTCGTCCGGGAGACGGAACTTTCGGTGAATGATTTCATCTACCCCCTTTTCGTCTGTCCGGGAAAGGGGATCAAGCAGGAGATCCCTGCAATGCCCGGATGCTACCACTTTTCGGTGGATCGGCTCGTCGAGGAGGTTAAAGAGGTAAGAGACATCGGGATCCCCAACATCATCCTCTTCGGAATCCCCGGGACGAAGGACGAGATGGGATCGGAAGGATACTCCGACGATGGGATAATCCAGAAAGCGGTCCATGAAATTAAGTTGAAAGTGGATGGGATCCTCGTGACGACCGATGTCTGCCTCTGCGAGTACACATCCCACGGGCACTGCGGTGTTATCAAAGATGGCTACGTGGACAATGACAGCACTATTGATCTTCTTGGGAGGATGGCTCTCTCGCATGCCAGGGCTGGTGCCGATATTGTCGCTCCTTCAGATATGATGGATGGAAGGGTGGAGGCAATTCGGGAGATCCTCGATGCAGAGGGTTACACTCAGACCATCATCATGTCCTATGCGGCGAAGTATTCATCGGCTTTCTATGGCCCCTTCCGGGAGGCAGCCCAGTCAGCTCCGCAGTTCGGGGACAGAAAGTCCTATCAGATGGACCCGGCCAATAGCAACGAGGCTATCAAAGAGGTCGCCATGGACCTCGAGGAAGGGGCAGACATCGTCATGGTCAAGCCGGCCCTTTCGTATCTTGACATAATAAGAAGGGTTAAGGATACGTTCGGAGTGCCGGTCGCCGCTTACAACGTGAGCGGCGAGTACTCCATGGTCAGAGCGGCTGCTGAAAAAGGGTGGATCGACGGTAGCAAGGTAATGATGGAGATTCTCATTTCCATCAAACGGGCCGGTGCGGACATGATCCTGACCTACTTTGCCAAAGAAGCTGCCAGACTTTTAGTAAGATAG
- a CDS encoding CBS domain-containing protein yields the protein MADKKGARVKKSFRGSFRQKSLPRGKDRIPGKEGEIMTIAKRPVVTLAVTTPVLEALKMMVKEGFRRMPVVDPGTKKLLGIVTVTDVINYMGGGVKFQIIQRKYNGNFYKAINEPIGSIMTSDVISIRTTAKIHEAMEVMKKHRIGGLPVTDENDRVIAIVTEQDIVRFFSEKIKGTKVAELMSRDVVMESPETPIIDIERKMIQKRFRRLPIVSDGKFIGMATIRSLLRFFGTNQVFRHLQSGNIDQVLQTPVIEVTMKEFPTINPEADVSEAARLMQEKRRGSIPVLENSMLVGIITERDFFKIIDINR from the coding sequence ATGGCTGATAAGAAAGGTGCTAGAGTGAAAAAATCTTTTCGAGGAAGTTTCAGGCAAAAGAGCCTTCCCAGAGGGAAGGATCGCATCCCCGGAAAAGAAGGAGAGATAATGACCATAGCAAAGAGGCCGGTTGTTACGCTTGCCGTCACGACTCCTGTCCTCGAAGCATTGAAGATGATGGTCAAGGAAGGATTTCGCCGGATGCCCGTCGTGGACCCGGGTACAAAGAAGCTCCTCGGGATAGTGACTGTGACGGACGTCATCAATTATATGGGTGGCGGCGTGAAATTTCAGATCATCCAGAGGAAATACAACGGCAACTTCTACAAGGCGATCAACGAACCAATAGGTTCGATCATGACGTCCGACGTCATCTCGATTCGGACGACCGCAAAGATCCATGAAGCCATGGAGGTAATGAAGAAGCATCGTATCGGCGGGTTGCCCGTCACCGATGAAAATGATCGGGTCATAGCCATAGTGACCGAACAGGATATCGTGAGGTTCTTCAGCGAAAAGATCAAAGGGACGAAGGTAGCCGAGCTCATGTCCAGGGATGTTGTAATGGAAAGCCCTGAGACTCCCATCATCGATATCGAAAGGAAGATGATCCAGAAGCGCTTCAGGCGCCTGCCCATAGTCTCCGATGGCAAATTCATCGGGATGGCTACAATTCGAAGTCTGCTCCGGTTCTTCGGGACGAACCAGGTCTTCCGGCATCTGCAATCAGGAAACATCGATCAGGTCCTCCAGACACCGGTCATCGAAGTGACCATGAAAGAGTTTCCCACCATCAATCCGGAAGCGGATGTTAGCGAGGCGGCAAGACTGATGCAGGAAAAGCGCAGAGGCTCCATCCCCGTCCTAGAGAACAGCATGCTGGTTGGCATCATCACCGAACGTGACTTCTTCAAAATCATCGACATAAATCGATAA
- the ftsH gene encoding ATP-dependent zinc metalloprotease FtsH, translating into MNNHIRTILIWTVLIGGLFILYMVLKAPSMGEEKLDQSQFYNLAEGNRIKEVKVVGDITGTGYDITGTYQEKDADGKIKKFSTYVVKDESLIAMLLKNGVIIKAEKPKDGSYWGLILTWAPILIFAAFWIFFMRQMQAGGNKALSFGKSKAKLLSSQGKKVTFKDVAGVDEAEEELQEIIEFLKDPQKFQKLGGKIPKGVLLMGPPGTGKTLLAKAIAGEANVPFFSISGSDFVEMFVGVGASRVRDLFEQGKKNAPCIIFIDEIDAVGRHRGAGLGGGHDEREQTLNQLLVEMDGFETNEGVIIIAATNRPDVLDPALLRPGRFDRRVVINRPDVKGREEILKVHTRKSPLAPDVDVSVLARGTPGFSGADLANLVNEAALHAARYGKKQIAQEDFEIAKDKVLMGSERKSLIISEEEKRNTAYHEAGHALVATLLPGADPIHKVSIIPRGMALGVTQQLPIDEKHNYTREYLMTEISVLMGGRISEELFLNNMTTGAGNDIERGTELARKMVCEWGMSDSMGPLTFGKKEEQIFLGREIAQHRDYSEATAQEIDREVKKLVMACYEHAKQLLSTNKNKLQKIAEALLEREVLDAQQIAAIVKGEESQPAAAKTAMKEAEAVEEKVAGTKKERKKADKKVISGGPIEQVG; encoded by the coding sequence TTGAATAATCACATCAGAACAATTCTTATATGGACCGTCTTGATCGGGGGACTCTTTATCCTCTACATGGTCTTGAAGGCTCCGTCTATGGGCGAAGAGAAACTTGACCAGAGCCAGTTCTACAATCTGGCGGAGGGTAACAGGATCAAAGAGGTCAAGGTCGTCGGCGACATCACCGGAACCGGCTACGACATCACCGGAACCTACCAGGAGAAAGATGCTGACGGAAAGATCAAGAAATTCAGCACTTACGTCGTAAAGGATGAGAGCCTGATCGCGATGCTTCTCAAGAATGGCGTCATCATCAAGGCAGAGAAGCCTAAAGACGGTTCTTACTGGGGCCTGATCCTGACATGGGCTCCCATCCTTATTTTCGCCGCTTTCTGGATATTCTTTATGCGCCAGATGCAGGCGGGCGGGAACAAGGCTCTATCATTTGGAAAGAGTAAGGCCAAGCTCCTCTCATCACAGGGGAAAAAGGTGACCTTCAAAGATGTGGCTGGCGTTGACGAAGCAGAAGAAGAACTCCAGGAGATAATAGAGTTCCTGAAAGACCCGCAGAAATTCCAGAAGCTGGGCGGGAAGATCCCAAAGGGTGTCCTACTGATGGGACCTCCAGGCACAGGAAAAACCCTCCTGGCAAAAGCCATCGCCGGAGAGGCGAATGTTCCATTCTTTTCAATCTCCGGCTCCGACTTCGTTGAGATGTTCGTCGGCGTGGGGGCATCAAGAGTTAGAGACCTCTTCGAACAGGGAAAGAAGAACGCTCCCTGCATCATCTTCATCGACGAGATCGACGCCGTCGGAAGGCACAGGGGGGCCGGGCTTGGTGGAGGCCACGATGAGAGGGAACAAACCCTGAACCAGCTCCTCGTAGAGATGGACGGTTTCGAGACCAATGAGGGGGTCATCATCATCGCCGCCACGAACCGCCCCGATGTCCTTGATCCAGCCCTTCTCAGGCCCGGCAGGTTCGACAGACGAGTCGTCATCAATCGTCCCGATGTGAAGGGACGTGAAGAGATACTGAAGGTCCATACAAGAAAGTCGCCTCTGGCTCCCGATGTGGATGTCAGCGTCCTTGCCAGAGGAACACCAGGCTTCTCTGGAGCCGATCTTGCTAACCTGGTCAATGAGGCGGCCCTCCATGCAGCGCGCTATGGAAAGAAGCAGATCGCACAGGAAGACTTCGAAATAGCAAAAGATAAAGTGCTGATGGGTTCAGAGAGAAAGAGCCTCATCATCAGCGAGGAGGAGAAGAGAAACACTGCCTATCATGAGGCGGGGCATGCTCTCGTCGCCACTCTCCTTCCCGGAGCAGACCCGATCCACAAGGTCTCCATCATCCCGAGGGGTATGGCACTCGGTGTCACACAGCAGCTCCCCATCGATGAGAAGCATAACTACACCAGGGAATATCTGATGACCGAGATCTCCGTACTGATGGGAGGGAGGATCTCCGAAGAGCTCTTCCTCAACAACATGACTACCGGCGCCGGGAACGACATTGAAAGAGGCACCGAGCTCGCGCGGAAGATGGTCTGCGAGTGGGGTATGAGCGATAGCATGGGCCCGCTTACATTCGGAAAGAAAGAAGAGCAGATCTTTCTTGGAAGGGAGATCGCCCAACACAGAGACTACAGCGAGGCAACCGCCCAGGAGATTGACCGCGAGGTGAAGAAGCTGGTCATGGCATGCTACGAGCATGCGAAGCAACTCCTCTCAACCAACAAGAATAAGCTCCAGAAGATTGCGGAGGCCCTCCTAGAGAGAGAGGTCCTCGATGCCCAGCAGATCGCTGCCATCGTGAAAGGTGAAGAGTCGCAGCCGGCCGCTGCAAAGACGGCAATGAAAGAGGCGGAGGCTGTTGAAGAGAAAGTCGCCGGGACTAAGAAAGAGAGGAAAAAAGCTGACAAAAAGGTCATCAGCGGAGGCCCGATAGAGCAGGTAGGTTAG
- the folP gene encoding dihydropteroate synthase: MEKLNVHPGGFKIMSTKFRYYRVILENVDNRAASIIKQEMLSLGGEAVISQDVSRFREGSSSVILLGTEKILINLKKKLSSYPFPFGLTGISKEIGQTIENYSKNSHRIVFADGSVWETGRKTCIMGVLNVTPDSFSDGGKFMTLDAALAGAEAMVNDGADIIDVGGESTRPGSEPVSAEEELKRVIPVIKAIKKKCNIRISIDTYKSGVAREAIQAGADMVNDVSGFTFDAKMAGIVASAGVPAVVMHMHGNPKTMQNDPRYDDLMSEISLFLRKSMKKGAEAGIDSDKIIVDPGIGFGKTVEHNLEIIGKLGTLKSLGRPILIGISRKSFIGKILNVDVSDRLEGGLAATAVAIMNGASIIRTHDVRETAKVAAMLDSIHRQDE; this comes from the coding sequence ATGGAGAAACTGAACGTCCATCCCGGCGGATTCAAGATTATGTCCACCAAGTTCCGGTACTACAGGGTCATCCTGGAAAACGTTGACAACCGCGCCGCATCGATCATCAAACAGGAGATGCTCTCTCTGGGAGGAGAGGCCGTTATCTCACAGGACGTGAGTAGATTCAGGGAAGGCTCTTCATCCGTAATCCTCCTAGGCACTGAAAAAATCCTCATCAATCTTAAGAAGAAGCTCTCCTCCTACCCCTTTCCATTCGGCTTAACAGGGATATCGAAGGAGATCGGCCAGACCATCGAAAACTATTCCAAGAATTCCCACAGGATCGTTTTCGCCGATGGCTCGGTCTGGGAGACGGGCAGGAAGACATGCATCATGGGGGTGCTCAACGTTACTCCGGATTCTTTCTCCGACGGAGGGAAATTCATGACACTTGATGCCGCCCTGGCTGGAGCCGAAGCCATGGTTAACGATGGCGCCGACATCATCGACGTCGGTGGCGAATCAACCAGACCCGGCTCTGAACCGGTGAGCGCCGAAGAGGAACTGAAGAGGGTCATTCCCGTCATCAAAGCCATCAAGAAAAAGTGCAACATCAGGATTTCTATCGACACTTACAAATCCGGTGTCGCCCGCGAGGCAATCCAAGCAGGAGCCGACATGGTCAACGATGTCTCCGGGTTCACCTTCGATGCAAAGATGGCAGGCATCGTGGCAAGCGCCGGAGTCCCAGCCGTCGTTATGCATATGCACGGGAACCCGAAAACGATGCAGAATGACCCGCGATATGACGACCTGATGTCGGAGATCTCACTTTTTTTGCGAAAATCGATGAAAAAGGGGGCCGAAGCCGGCATTGATAGTGATAAAATAATCGTCGATCCGGGTATCGGATTCGGAAAAACGGTCGAGCACAACCTTGAGATCATCGGGAAGCTCGGAACGCTGAAGAGCCTCGGACGCCCCATCCTGATTGGAATCTCAAGGAAGTCCTTCATCGGAAAAATACTGAATGTCGATGTTTCCGATAGGCTGGAAGGAGGGCTTGCGGCAACAGCCGTCGCCATCATGAACGGAGCCTCTATAATCCGTACCCACGATGTAAGAGAGACAGCCAAGGTAGCTGCGATGCTCGACTCCATTCACCGTCAGGATGAGTGA
- the cdaA gene encoding diadenylate cyclase CdaA, which translates to MSRVITLLHLNEFSLMSLLDIVILAIIIYQLLLLIRGTRNVQMLIGIVFMIIMYFITGSGGIIELKTVHNVLGYILFYIPLAIIVLFQNPIRRALISLGRNPLSRLNITAEEKKSLDEIVLAAASMASKRIGALIILEKSVGLRNFAETGILLDANISYDLLMNIFSPNTPLHDGAVIIGEGKIKAASCYLPLTLNPELSKDFGTRHRAGIGITEETDALAIIISEERGVISLACEGRILEDLDAKGLKELLLEHLQTRPEKVKRRESEIMETADEA; encoded by the coding sequence ATGAGCAGGGTCATCACACTTCTTCACCTCAACGAGTTCAGCCTCATGTCGCTTCTCGACATCGTCATACTTGCCATCATTATCTATCAGCTCCTCCTCCTGATCCGTGGAACGAGAAACGTCCAGATGCTCATCGGGATCGTTTTCATGATAATCATGTACTTCATCACCGGAAGCGGAGGCATCATCGAGCTCAAGACCGTGCACAACGTCCTTGGGTACATCCTCTTCTACATCCCCCTTGCCATCATCGTGCTTTTCCAGAACCCGATCCGGAGAGCTCTCATCAGCCTCGGAAGGAATCCGCTCTCGCGGCTAAACATCACCGCGGAGGAAAAGAAGAGCCTGGATGAAATAGTCCTGGCCGCCGCCTCGATGGCCTCCAAGAGGATCGGCGCCCTTATCATCCTCGAAAAGAGCGTAGGGTTGAGGAACTTTGCCGAGACCGGAATCCTCCTCGATGCCAACATATCGTACGACCTCCTGATGAACATCTTTTCTCCCAACACTCCGCTCCACGATGGAGCGGTAATCATCGGCGAGGGAAAGATCAAGGCCGCTTCCTGCTACCTTCCCCTCACCTTGAATCCCGAGCTGAGCAAAGATTTTGGAACGCGACACAGGGCAGGCATCGGGATCACGGAAGAGACCGACGCGCTCGCCATCATCATCTCGGAAGAAAGAGGGGTCATATCACTCGCATGCGAGGGAAGGATCCTGGAAGACCTCGATGCCAAAGGGCTCAAAGAGCTCCTCTTAGAACACCTCCAGACCAGACCAGAGAAGGTGAAGAGGAGAGAATCCGAGATCATGGAGACAGCCGATGAAGCTTAA
- the tilS gene encoding tRNA lysidine(34) synthetase TilS: MSGERQVVEKFIKTIEKYGMINDGDRVLVALSGGVDSVALLFLMLDLASKFRIEVCAAHLNHMLRGKESNEDERFVKSLCCNIEIDFLIHRADVKKITREEKKSIEVAARDARMKFLNEAAGNLHATRIALGHTMNDQAENLLLRLLRGSGVTGLSSMKPADGNIIRPLLWIEREQLEAYLRSRRIAFRIDSSNEDMRFTRNRIRHTLIPILQDEFNPKIIPTLARTAEILSEEDAFLDSLTMDILLQKSGIRSTSRKARNKTAEEITSRKEAVAFHSELIKDVAPALGRRLIRSAIKIVKGDLKKVKFIDIERVRDLATGRSGRRVLLPSGIDAKIFKQEIVISRSSLAEHATKNILKRVNVEGRTSIDDAGILIEAKIVKADDFSENLKNGGKEKAFLDFDKVGKKLFIRSVREGDSFHPFNAPGKKKISDFFIDRKVTPEKRRGALVLTSDDRIVWVVGHEIDDRYKVNDKTWSVLVLEIRQL, from the coding sequence ATGAGCGGCGAGCGGCAAGTTGTTGAGAAGTTCATCAAGACCATCGAAAAGTACGGGATGATCAATGACGGAGACAGAGTGCTCGTCGCGCTCTCTGGAGGAGTAGATTCCGTTGCTCTCCTATTTCTCATGCTCGATCTGGCATCAAAATTCAGGATCGAAGTCTGCGCTGCACACCTCAACCATATGCTGCGCGGAAAGGAATCGAACGAGGATGAGAGATTTGTAAAGAGCCTTTGCTGTAACATAGAAATTGACTTCCTCATCCACAGGGCAGATGTAAAAAAGATCACCAGGGAAGAGAAAAAGAGCATCGAAGTGGCAGCGAGGGATGCAAGGATGAAGTTTCTGAATGAGGCTGCCGGGAATCTTCACGCCACGAGAATTGCCCTAGGACACACGATGAACGATCAGGCCGAGAATCTCCTTCTCAGACTGCTGCGAGGGTCAGGCGTGACCGGACTCTCCTCCATGAAGCCGGCAGATGGAAATATCATCCGTCCCCTTCTCTGGATCGAGAGGGAACAACTGGAAGCTTACCTCCGGAGCAGGAGGATCGCTTTCAGGATCGACTCATCCAACGAAGACATGCGCTTCACGCGGAACAGGATCAGGCACACGCTCATCCCGATACTGCAAGATGAATTCAATCCAAAGATCATCCCGACTCTCGCCAGGACGGCGGAGATCCTTTCCGAAGAGGATGCCTTTCTCGACTCCCTCACAATGGATATCCTCCTGCAGAAATCGGGCATCAGATCGACTTCCAGAAAAGCCCGGAATAAGACCGCAGAGGAGATCACTAGCAGAAAAGAGGCAGTCGCATTCCATTCAGAGCTTATTAAAGACGTTGCTCCGGCTCTGGGCAGAAGGCTCATCAGAAGCGCGATCAAGATTGTAAAGGGAGACCTGAAGAAGGTTAAATTCATAGATATCGAAAGAGTTAGAGATCTCGCTACCGGCAGATCAGGGAGAAGAGTTTTGCTGCCCTCCGGTATCGATGCTAAAATATTTAAGCAAGAGATCGTGATTTCGAGATCTTCTCTTGCGGAACACGCCACAAAAAACATTCTGAAAAGAGTAAATGTAGAGGGAAGAACCTCTATTGACGATGCCGGTATTCTCATAGAAGCGAAGATCGTTAAAGCGGACGACTTCAGTGAAAACTTGAAGAATGGAGGAAAGGAGAAGGCTTTCCTGGATTTCGATAAAGTTGGAAAGAAACTGTTCATCAGGAGTGTCAGGGAAGGAGATAGTTTCCATCCCTTCAATGCACCGGGAAAGAAGAAAATTTCCGACTTTTTCATAGATAGGAAGGTTACGCCGGAGAAGAGAAGAGGGGCGCTGGTCTTGACATCCGATGACCGTATCGTATGGGTTGTTGGCCACGAGATCGACGACCGCTATAAAGTAAACGACAAGACTTGGTCGGTATTGGTACTTGAGATAAGGCAGCTTTAA